A stretch of the Lineus longissimus chromosome 12, tnLinLong1.2, whole genome shotgun sequence genome encodes the following:
- the LOC135496805 gene encoding F-box only protein 6-like isoform X1: protein MPNTCNYYRIYAYCLTKKLRSLLPKRGIKTTKYSEAKLGMAAGENQAEAMPPFPLTDLPDDLLELVLSELSGPYLIHVAQLVCKDWKSIIDRPSIWKLKCLREYPNVFFSLGGVPEDMRTFYFKNPLNRNLIKNAYAMEDKKHWDVDGYCDFEIQTCFPTKAAGSDLLKIRGWNGGELKCWATSYMWCGKMQKIDLVSEGCSEFLLDEIRPDIDISEWYAGRHDCGCTFVLEVQLLGADETVIDDFSGEWGVVQWKGRAWHQVSHKFTGYKPGVRFIKYTHKGKDTQFWAGHYGPKFTGASVRFNIKK from the exons atgccaaatacttgcaactattaccGTATATACGCATATT GTTTAACAAAGAAGTTAAGAAGCCTCTTGCCAAAGCGAGGAATAAAAACAACCAAATATTCTGAGGCAAAGCTAGGAATGGCTGCAGGAGAAAATCAAGCAGAAGCCATGCCTCCATTTCCTTTAACGGATTTACCGGATGACCTCTTGGAGCTGGTTCTCTCCGAACTTTCCGGGCCCTACCTCATTCATGTTGCACAACTGGTTTGTAAAGATTGGAAGTCCATCATCGACCGCCCGTCAATATGGAAGTTGAAATGTCTACGCGAGTATCCAAATGTATTCTTCAGCTTAGGAGGAGTGCCTGAGGATATGAGGACATTCTATTTCAAAAATCCATTAAATAGGAATCTTATCAAGAATGCCTACGCTATGGAGGACAAGAAGCACTGGGATGTTGATGGATACTGTGACTTTGAGATTCAGACTTGTTTTCCCACCAAAGCTGCTGGCTCAGATCTTTTGAAAATACGGGGTTGGAATGGAG GTGAGTTGAAGTGTTGGGCTACATCCTACATGTGGTGTGGAAAGATGCAGAAAATAGACCTGGTCAGTGAAGGATGTTCAGAATTCCTTTTGGATGAGATAAGGCCTGATATTGATATATCGGAATG GTATGCTGGTCGGCACGACTGTGGTTGTACATTTGTCTTAGAGGTGCAACTTCTTGGGGCTGATGAAACTGTGATTGACGACTTCAGTGGCGAGTGGGGTGTTGTCCAGTGGAAAGGAAGAGCCTGGcatcag GTGAGCCACAAATTCACAGGATACAAGCCGGGAGTGCGCTTCATCAAATACACACACAAAGGGAAAGACACTCAGTTCTGGGCTGGACATTATGGGCCAAAGTTCACTGGTGCTTCTGTCAGGTTCAACATCAAGAAGTAG
- the LOC135496805 gene encoding F-box only protein 6-like isoform X2, producing the protein MCLTKKLRSLLPKRGIKTTKYSEAKLGMAAGENQAEAMPPFPLTDLPDDLLELVLSELSGPYLIHVAQLVCKDWKSIIDRPSIWKLKCLREYPNVFFSLGGVPEDMRTFYFKNPLNRNLIKNAYAMEDKKHWDVDGYCDFEIQTCFPTKAAGSDLLKIRGWNGGELKCWATSYMWCGKMQKIDLVSEGCSEFLLDEIRPDIDISEWYAGRHDCGCTFVLEVQLLGADETVIDDFSGEWGVVQWKGRAWHQVSHKFTGYKPGVRFIKYTHKGKDTQFWAGHYGPKFTGASVRFNIKK; encoded by the exons atgt GTTTAACAAAGAAGTTAAGAAGCCTCTTGCCAAAGCGAGGAATAAAAACAACCAAATATTCTGAGGCAAAGCTAGGAATGGCTGCAGGAGAAAATCAAGCAGAAGCCATGCCTCCATTTCCTTTAACGGATTTACCGGATGACCTCTTGGAGCTGGTTCTCTCCGAACTTTCCGGGCCCTACCTCATTCATGTTGCACAACTGGTTTGTAAAGATTGGAAGTCCATCATCGACCGCCCGTCAATATGGAAGTTGAAATGTCTACGCGAGTATCCAAATGTATTCTTCAGCTTAGGAGGAGTGCCTGAGGATATGAGGACATTCTATTTCAAAAATCCATTAAATAGGAATCTTATCAAGAATGCCTACGCTATGGAGGACAAGAAGCACTGGGATGTTGATGGATACTGTGACTTTGAGATTCAGACTTGTTTTCCCACCAAAGCTGCTGGCTCAGATCTTTTGAAAATACGGGGTTGGAATGGAG GTGAGTTGAAGTGTTGGGCTACATCCTACATGTGGTGTGGAAAGATGCAGAAAATAGACCTGGTCAGTGAAGGATGTTCAGAATTCCTTTTGGATGAGATAAGGCCTGATATTGATATATCGGAATG GTATGCTGGTCGGCACGACTGTGGTTGTACATTTGTCTTAGAGGTGCAACTTCTTGGGGCTGATGAAACTGTGATTGACGACTTCAGTGGCGAGTGGGGTGTTGTCCAGTGGAAAGGAAGAGCCTGGcatcag GTGAGCCACAAATTCACAGGATACAAGCCGGGAGTGCGCTTCATCAAATACACACACAAAGGGAAAGACACTCAGTTCTGGGCTGGACATTATGGGCCAAAGTTCACTGGTGCTTCTGTCAGGTTCAACATCAAGAAGTAG
- the LOC135496805 gene encoding F-box only protein 6-like isoform X3, with protein sequence MAAGENQAEAMPPFPLTDLPDDLLELVLSELSGPYLIHVAQLVCKDWKSIIDRPSIWKLKCLREYPNVFFSLGGVPEDMRTFYFKNPLNRNLIKNAYAMEDKKHWDVDGYCDFEIQTCFPTKAAGSDLLKIRGWNGGELKCWATSYMWCGKMQKIDLVSEGCSEFLLDEIRPDIDISEWYAGRHDCGCTFVLEVQLLGADETVIDDFSGEWGVVQWKGRAWHQVSHKFTGYKPGVRFIKYTHKGKDTQFWAGHYGPKFTGASVRFNIKK encoded by the exons ATGGCTGCAGGAGAAAATCAAGCAGAAGCCATGCCTCCATTTCCTTTAACGGATTTACCGGATGACCTCTTGGAGCTGGTTCTCTCCGAACTTTCCGGGCCCTACCTCATTCATGTTGCACAACTGGTTTGTAAAGATTGGAAGTCCATCATCGACCGCCCGTCAATATGGAAGTTGAAATGTCTACGCGAGTATCCAAATGTATTCTTCAGCTTAGGAGGAGTGCCTGAGGATATGAGGACATTCTATTTCAAAAATCCATTAAATAGGAATCTTATCAAGAATGCCTACGCTATGGAGGACAAGAAGCACTGGGATGTTGATGGATACTGTGACTTTGAGATTCAGACTTGTTTTCCCACCAAAGCTGCTGGCTCAGATCTTTTGAAAATACGGGGTTGGAATGGAG GTGAGTTGAAGTGTTGGGCTACATCCTACATGTGGTGTGGAAAGATGCAGAAAATAGACCTGGTCAGTGAAGGATGTTCAGAATTCCTTTTGGATGAGATAAGGCCTGATATTGATATATCGGAATG GTATGCTGGTCGGCACGACTGTGGTTGTACATTTGTCTTAGAGGTGCAACTTCTTGGGGCTGATGAAACTGTGATTGACGACTTCAGTGGCGAGTGGGGTGTTGTCCAGTGGAAAGGAAGAGCCTGGcatcag GTGAGCCACAAATTCACAGGATACAAGCCGGGAGTGCGCTTCATCAAATACACACACAAAGGGAAAGACACTCAGTTCTGGGCTGGACATTATGGGCCAAAGTTCACTGGTGCTTCTGTCAGGTTCAACATCAAGAAGTAG